The following coding sequences are from one Halobacteriovorax sp. JY17 window:
- the hemF gene encoding oxygen-dependent coproporphyrinogen oxidase, whose translation MLDNLKQNFVDHVRQLQNLITEELKKRDPSIEITEDNWKRADFKGNDGGGGITRAFAGDIIENAGVNTSVVYGAIAPDFAKKIGSTDETMWATGISLIIHPRNPKVPTTHANFRMIQAGEKFWFGGGADLTPYFPHTEDFKYFHKVWADACGPYGNYEEFKVKCDDYFVNKHRENEMRGVGGIFFDHFNTGDTESDLAMVKDLSNHFIDSFFPLLDKRVSEEFTDEDEDFQLHRRGRYVEFNLLHDRGTMFGLQSNGRTDSILISLPGRVKFSYKYAPKANSPHEEMLKYYYPMNWV comes from the coding sequence ATGCTTGATAACCTTAAACAAAACTTCGTGGACCATGTGCGTCAGTTACAGAACCTTATAACTGAAGAACTTAAGAAGAGAGATCCTTCAATTGAGATCACAGAAGATAATTGGAAGCGCGCTGACTTCAAAGGGAATGATGGTGGAGGGGGAATCACTAGGGCCTTCGCTGGAGATATTATAGAGAACGCTGGAGTGAATACTTCTGTCGTCTATGGTGCGATTGCGCCAGACTTTGCTAAGAAAATTGGTAGTACGGACGAGACGATGTGGGCAACGGGAATTTCCCTCATCATTCATCCAAGAAATCCTAAAGTTCCTACAACTCACGCAAACTTTAGAATGATTCAGGCCGGAGAGAAATTCTGGTTTGGTGGCGGGGCTGACTTAACTCCTTACTTCCCACATACTGAAGATTTTAAATACTTTCATAAGGTTTGGGCGGACGCTTGCGGGCCTTATGGTAATTACGAAGAATTTAAAGTTAAGTGTGATGACTACTTTGTAAATAAGCACCGTGAAAATGAGATGCGTGGAGTTGGTGGAATCTTCTTTGATCACTTTAACACTGGCGACACTGAAAGCGATCTTGCCATGGTGAAAGATCTATCTAATCATTTTATAGATTCATTCTTTCCTCTTCTTGATAAGAGAGTCAGTGAAGAATTTACGGACGAAGATGAAGACTTTCAACTTCATAGAAGAGGCCGCTACGTAGAGTTTAATCTCTTACATGATAGAGGAACAATGTTTGGACTTCAAAGTAATGGAAGAACAGACTCTATTCTCATCTCTCTTCCAGGGAGAGTTAAATTTAGTTACAAATACGCACCTAAGGCCAATTCTCCTCATGAAGAAATGCTTAAGTATTACTATCCTATGAATTGGGTCTAG
- a CDS encoding DUF3943 domain-containing protein, giving the protein MKYLFILLLSIQFVFANEVDHLDNIKQAEVRPKKYQYTYIDRDHTQRENLLNIAGVYGVSWLVYPLSQPETFFDEGSFKKYGDNFGKLVFDQDEPFWNWIVHPASGSQLFLFYRANGYSRIDSLTMSFISSTLFEFTVEVYTEPASIQDLYQTPILGAVLGVGIENLSLYLLNTGNMFGRFLGHLMNPSTLFWYYEGKIQLLPTYNGKDKVGLYFSMDF; this is encoded by the coding sequence ATGAAGTATCTATTTATTCTACTTTTATCAATTCAATTTGTCTTTGCAAATGAAGTTGATCATTTAGATAACATAAAACAAGCGGAAGTAAGACCAAAGAAATATCAGTATACATATATTGATAGAGATCATACTCAAAGAGAAAACTTGCTCAATATAGCAGGTGTCTATGGAGTATCTTGGTTAGTTTACCCCCTCTCTCAGCCGGAGACTTTCTTCGATGAAGGAAGTTTTAAGAAGTATGGAGACAACTTTGGAAAGTTAGTCTTTGACCAAGACGAACCATTTTGGAATTGGATTGTTCATCCTGCTTCTGGTTCTCAACTCTTTCTCTTCTACAGGGCCAATGGTTACAGTCGTATTGATTCTCTAACAATGTCCTTTATTTCAAGTACACTCTTTGAATTTACAGTTGAAGTTTATACTGAGCCCGCGAGTATTCAAGATCTCTATCAAACACCAATTCTAGGAGCGGTTCTAGGAGTTGGTATTGAAAACTTATCACTCTACTTATTAAATACAGGAAATATGTTTGGAAGGTTTTTAGGACATCTCATGAATCCTTCAACACTTTTTTGGTACTACGAAGGAAAGATTCAATTACTTCCAACTTACAATGGAAAAGATAAAGTGGGACTTTATTTTTCAATGGATTTTTAA
- the arsC gene encoding arsenate reductase (glutaredoxin) (This arsenate reductase requires both glutathione and glutaredoxin to convert arsenate to arsenite, after which the efflux transporter formed by ArsA and ArsB can extrude the arsenite from the cell, providing resistance.), which yields MLYYHNPRCSKSRQGLELLSNAGVEPKIKEYLKEGLTKSEVLELMEKLNISPLEGLIRVKDSLFKELGHTKSDDLTNDKWASIISKNPALLERPILVNGKKAQIGRPVENLSKII from the coding sequence ATGCTTTATTATCACAATCCAAGATGTAGTAAATCAAGACAAGGACTAGAACTCTTGTCTAACGCTGGTGTTGAACCAAAGATTAAAGAGTACTTAAAAGAAGGGCTCACAAAGAGCGAAGTTCTAGAACTTATGGAAAAATTAAATATTTCTCCTCTCGAAGGACTCATTAGAGTAAAGGATAGTCTTTTTAAGGAATTAGGTCACACTAAGAGTGATGATTTAACTAATGATAAATGGGCCTCTATTATTTCAAAGAACCCTGCTCTCCTAGAGAGACCAATTCTCGTCAATGGAAAGAAGGCGCAGATTGGAAGGCCTGTAGAAAACCTTAGTAAAATCATCTAG